A part of Anolis sagrei isolate rAnoSag1 chromosome 3, rAnoSag1.mat, whole genome shotgun sequence genomic DNA contains:
- the LOC132770253 gene encoding olfactory receptor 5V1-like: MENQTFIEEFIFLGFSNHPDLQVLFFLIFLTIYAITLVGNTLILIVIRTDLTLHTPMYYFLSNLSFIDICYSSTTVPVMLVNFFRARKTISYVGCIVQLFFLITCAGTECVLLAVMAYDRYVAICSPLHYSSIMSKRACMKMAAFSWFCGLTNSLVHTLLTQSLNICKSNELSHFFCDVPLLLKLSCSDTSVNEAVLHLASALIGLSPCLFTLVSYVRIISAVLQISSARGRAKAFSTCTSHLIVVVIFYGTANFNYNRPSSGYSLDIDTLVSSLYCIVTPMLNPIIYSLRNKEVKAGLVRMGKKRFFLSS; this comes from the coding sequence ATGGAAAACCAAACATTCATAGAGGAATTCATTTTCCTGGGCTTTTCAAACCATCCTGATCTCCAGGTTCTATTCTTTTTAATATTCTTAACAATCTACGCTATTACCCTGGTGGGAAATACTTTAATACTAATCGTGATCAGAACTGATTTGACCCTTCACACACCTATGTACTATTTCCTAAGCAATCTCTCATTTATAGATATTTGTTACTCCTCTACCACAGTCCCTGTTATGCTGGTTAATTTCTTCCGAGCGAGAAAAACAATCTCATATGTTGGATGCATTGTCCAGCTGTTCTTCCTCATTACTTGTGCAGGAACAGAATGTGTGCTGCTGGCTGTCATGGCGTATGACCGATACGTGGCCATCTGTAGCCCCTTGCATTATTCTAGCATCATGAGCAAAAGAGCTTGCATGAAAATGGCGGCATTCTCCTGGTTCTGTGGCTTGACAAATTCACTGGTGCACACTCTTCTCACACAGTCTTTGAACATCTGCAAATCCAATGAGCTCAGCCACTTCTTCTGTGATGTCCCTTTGCTGCTGAAGCTCTCCTGCTCAGACACATCAGTCAATGAAGCTGTGCTCCATCTCGCCAGTGCCTTGATAGGACTCAGTCCCTGCCTCTTCACTCTGGTCTCCTATGTCCGCATCATCAGTGCAGTCCTTCAGATCAGTTCTGCCAGGGGTAGAGCCAAAGCATTCTCCACCTGTACTTCTCATTTGATTGTTGTTGTCATATTCTATGGAACTGCCAACTTCAATTATAACAGGCCCAGTTCAGGGTACTCCCTGGATATTGATACTTTGGTTTCCTCACTATATTGCATTGTCACACCCATGTTAAACCCGATTATCTACAGCCTGAGAAATAAAGAGGTGAAGGCTGGTCTGGTGAGAATGGGGAAGAAgcgtttctttctttcatcctaa